The DNA segment CGCCGCGGGGTGGAGCAGCCTGGTAGCTCGTCGGGCTCATAACCCGAAGGTCGCAGGTTCAAATCCTGCCCCCGCAACTTGAAAAGCCCGGGGTCGAAATTAAAGTTTCGACCCCGGGTGTTCAAGGTGATAACAGCAGTACCGCGTCACGGTGACGCGGGGTGGAGCAGCCTGGTAGCTCGTCGGGCTCATAACCCGAAGGTCGCAGGTTCAAATCCTGCCCCCGCAACTCTGAGAGGGCCCCGGTGGAAACACCGGGGCCCTTTCGCTTTTCAGCGTCTGGCTTTGCCGCCCGCGGGCCTGGGCGGGCGCCACGCTTCGACCGGCAGGAGCGGGTGCTCCTCGAAGTGGCTGCGCGCCGTGCGGACGAAGGCGCCCACGTTCGCGGAGGTGCTGCGGCGGCCGGGGTAGATGACGCTCACCGGGACCAGTGGCGGCGCGAACGCTCCGAGGAGCAGCACCAGCCGCCCCGCGAGCACGGGGTCCGCCACCTGGTACGAGAGCGTGCGCGCGATGCCGAGGCCTTGCTCCGCCGCCGCGATGAGCGCGTCCGCGCTGTTGAGGATGAGGCGGGGCTGGATGCGCACCGGCTTCTCCCTTTCGCCGAACCGCCACTCGTTCGTCGCGTCGAGGCCCTCGAAGGCGATGATCTCATGGCGGTTCAGCTCGGCGGGCGAGCGGGGTACCCCGTGCTGCTTCACGTAGTGGGGGCTGGCCACCAGCACGCGGCGGACGGTGCCGACCTTGAGGGCAATGAGGCTGCTGTCCTTCAGCTCCCCCAGGCGGACGGCCGCATCGATGCCTTCGTCCACGAGGTGCTGGTTCCTGTCCGACAGGTGCATGCGGACGGACAGGGCCGGATGCGCCGCGAGCAGCTTCTGGACCACCGGTAGGACGTGAAGCCGTCCGAAGACGATGGGCGCGGAGAGGTGGAGTTCGCCTCGCGGCTCGGCGTTCTCGCCCCGGACGCGCCGGTCGGCCTCATCCAGGTCCTCCAGCAGCCGCTGGCAGCTCTCCAGATAGATCTGCCCACGTTCGGTGAGTCGGACGGAGCGCGTCGTGCGCGTGAGGAGCGCGAGCCCGAGCCGCTCCTCGAGCTGGGCGACAGCGCGGGTCGCCACCGACGGAGAGATGCGGAGGTGGCGGGATGCGCCCGTGAAGCTTCCCTGCCTGGCGACGGCGACGAACGTCCGGAGCGTGAAGAGCTGGTCCATGATTCTTGCGAAGTTGGCAATGAAGTCTTGCGGGTCCGGCTGATTATTTCACCACGTCCCATGGATATACGTGGTGCTTCGAGGGAGAAAGCCATGGGCCGTTTCGCAAGACTCGCCTTCACGCCCGCAGTGAGGGCGCTCCAGGAGCAGAACGGGAGCCGTGCGGCCTACGCACGTATCGAGAGGGCAGGGGACGCACCGGATGTGCTCACGCCCGACGAGGCGGAGTTCCTTGCCCAACGTGACAGCTTCTACATGGCCAGCATGGGCGCGAACGGTTGGCCGTACATCCAGCATCGGGGCGGTCCGCCGGGCTTCATCCGGGTGCTGGACCCGCACACGCTGGGCTTCGCGGACTACCGGGGGAACAAGCAGTACATCTCCGCGGGCAACGTCAGCGAGAACGACCGGGTCGCGCTCATCTTCGTGGACTACCCGAACCGTGCGCGCCTGAAGGTCCTGGCGCACGCGTCCGTCATCACCCGCGAAACGGACCCCGCGACGATGGAGCGCCTGGAAGTCCCCGGGCAAAGCGCGAAGGCCGAACGCGGCTTCGTGCTCCGCGTGGAGGGCTTCGACTGGAATTGTCCCCAGCACATCACGCCCCGGTTCACCGAGGCGGAGCTGGACGAAATGCTGCGTCCGGTGTCGACCGAGCTCCAGACGCTCCGCACGGAGAACCGCTCCCTTCGCGAGGAGCTTGCGCGCTTGAGACGGTCCCCGGTTTGACCCTGGACCTACGGTCGGGTAGGTTACGGTTCGGTAGGTTTGGTCGTGGAGGCGTGAGCCATGAACAGCCAGTCGCCAGCCGTCAGGAAGAACGCGGAGGCCCTGCGGGGTGCCAGCCGCCTCGCGGTGCAGGCCACCCGGGGCGTGATGGGGCTCGTCGAGGAGGTGCACTGCACCATCGCCAGCGGGCCGTCCGTCCTGGGCAGGCCGTTGGAGCGCCCGGCGCGGGCCGTGACGGGGTGGATCTACTCGACACTCCAGGAGGCCACGCGGCACGTGGGGGCGGGGCTCGACGCCGTGCTCGCGCGGCTCTCGCCGTGGCTGGGTGACAGTGCTCCGGGGCCTCAGCGGGAGGCGGTCGTCTCCGCGCTGAACGGTGTGCTGGGGGATGCGCTGGAGGCACAGGGCAACCCGCTCGCGATTCCGATGGCGTTCCGGGTCCACGGGCAGCCGTTGTGCCTGGAGCCCGAGGCCCTGCGCGCCGCCCTCCCGGAGGCAGGGAGCCGGCTGCTCGTGCTGGTCCATGGCTCCTCGATGAACGACCTTCAGTGGAGCCGGCGGGGGCATGACCATGGCGCGGCGCTGGCGCGCGACCTCGGCTACACGCCGGTCTACCTCCACTACAACAGCGGCCTGCACATCTCCCGGAACGGGCGTGCGCTCTCCGCGCTGCTGGAACAGCTCGTGGCCTGCTGGCCCGTGCCGCTCGAATCGCTGACGCTCATGGGGCACAGCATGGGCGGACTGGTGGCGCGGAGCGCGTGCCTCGCGGCGGAGGCCGAGGGCCAGGCCTGGCGGCCCTTGTTGCGCGGGCTCGTCTGCCTTGGGTCTCCCCATCACGGCTCACCGCTGGAGCGCGGTGGGAGCTGGGTGGACGTGCTGCTGGAGATCAGTTCGTACAGCGCGCCGTTCGCTCGCCTGGGACGGATCCGTGGTGCTGGCGTCACCGACCTGCGCTTCGGCAACGTGCTCGATGAGCATTGGGAAGGGCGGGAGCGCTTCGGGTGGGGTGGGGATGCCCGTCGCGGCGTCACGCTGCCGGAGGGCGTGGCCTGCTACGCGATCGCGGCGACCACCGCGAAGGCGTTGGCGGAGCGGCTGCCCGGTGACGGGCTGGTCCCGGTGGACAGCGCGCTCGGGCAGCATGCCCTGCCCGAGCTGACACTGCGATTCCCGGAAGCGAACCAGCGGATCATTCCGGGCGCGAACCACCTGGACCTGCTCGACCACCCGGAGGTCTACGCCACGCTTCGCACGTGGCTCGCTTCCTGAGTGGACCCAACCACCGCCTCACTGTCCCGGCTTCGGGACGTGCTGATCAATCAGGATGGTGTTGCCATCGGGGTCGGTGAGCATGAGGCTCGCGGGCCCGGTGGAGGACGCGTCGGCGGCGGTCGCGAGGGGCAGACCGCGGGCCTGGAGGCTCCGCTGGATCTCGCGGACGTCGTCGAAGTCAGCGAGTGTCTGGGCGTTGCGGTCCCAGCCGGGATTGAACGTCAGGATGTTCTTGTCGAACATGCCCTGGAACAGACCGATGGTGCTGGTCTCGTTCTGAAGGATGAGCCAGTTCTGGGCCGCGTTGCCGCCAATGACTTGGAAGCCGAGCTTCTCGTAGAACGCTCGAGAGATGGCGAGGTCCTTGACGGCGAGGCTGACGGAAAAGTTGCCGAGGCGCATGCGGGCGGTGCCTTTGGGTGGAACGGTGGGCGAGGGACGCGGAGGCGACGCCGCGCAGCCGCCCAGGGTGAGGACAAGCAGCGCGCCGCTGAGGATTCGAAGCATGGGGTCCTCCAGTGACCGATTTGAGTATTACAGCGGCTGGACGTGATCCGCGATGCGACCCGAGGCCAGTAGCTCACGCAGCTCGTCGGCCACGCGGTCGCCTTCGGTCAGCACCTGTTTCCACGCGCGGATCCGGTCGTCGGCCTTCATCTCCGTGAAGTCCGAACGGTCCGGGATGCGTCCACCGGGCAGCCGCGCCAGATGCGCGGGCGATGGCGTGATGATCAACGCGCGGCGGAAGTTGAGCGGACCCGCGCGCCGCCACTTGAGCGACTTGTCGAACCAGCCGGGCACCACGTACGGATAGAAGTGCGGATAGAGCACCAACCCGTCACCCGTGCCGTAGTCGACGTCCAGGTGGTAGTCGACGACGCCGCCGTCCCGGTACGTGCCGCGAGTCGCGCCGGGGATGTCGTGGACGCCCGCGAGCACCATCGGAATGGAGCCCGATGCGATGAGCGCCGGGCGCAGGTTGTCGCGCGTGAGGGGACGATGGACCGACGGCAGGTCCTTGAGTCCGGCGAAGGGGCTGGAGTCCCCGGCGGTGTGGAACACCACGCGCTCCATGTGGAGCCCGAGCGTCCGCCGGCTCACCGCGTTCGCCAGCGCGCCCAGCACGAAGCCCGCGAGCTGCATGCTGGACTGCTCCATCGCCAGCAATCCCTTGCACCGGGTCGTCACGACATGCAGGCGCGCCCACGGGTGCGTGAGGATCTCCTCCATGCCGTCCGGCCCCAGGAGGGAATCCAGGATCGTCGCGCTCCTCTCGCTGACCAGCGAGGGCGAAGGCTTGGGCGGATAGCGCTGCTCCAGGTACGCGTCCGCGAAGCGCCTCAGCGCGGCCACAGGTTCCTTCTGCGCAAGGCACGCCAGCCGCCAGCTCCCGATCGAACTGCCGATGAGGTGCAGCGGCCGGGTGCGCGGCTGCTGGAGGAGTTCGCCGAACAGCACGCGGTCGATTCCCTCCAGCCCCAGCCACTTCGGTCCACCGGAAGCGCCTGGAAGGATGTCCACGTCCTCCGCGCGCAGTCCGCGCTCCCGGAGGATGCGCAGGGCGTCGGGGCCCGCAAGCAAGGTCAGACTCTGGCTCATCGCGGGCGCGGACCCTATCAGCCCGGCGTGTGCGAGTGTTCAGCCCTCGTCGTCCGGACGCTCTGAATCCAGCGGATGGAGTGTCACCACCTGATGCCCATCCTCCGGCTCGGTGCGCGCCTTCTCCAGCTCCTCGGGTGTCTGGGGCGCCCGTTCAGAGAACTCGTCGTTCTCCAGGTGCCGCTGGCGTCGCTCACTGGTCTCGCCGTAGCCCTCCAGCTTCTTGCCCGCCATGGTCGTCCACTCCTGCGAAAGGTGAACCTCAAGGCTTGGGACGCTGCCCCGTGGGCGCAAGCGGTGGTCTGCCCGGGCGGCTGCCTGCTCCAGGAGCGGGGCTTCAGCGGGCGCTCACTCCTCCAGCGTTCCCACGGAAGGGGCCGCGCCGTCGCGCTCGCGCTGGGCCTCCAGGTAGGCGGAGAAGCCCGCCTTGGACTGGATGCGGAACACCGGGAGCCGGGGCAGCACGTCGTCCGCGAAGGCGTATTGCTCGCAGACGAGGCTCGCGCGCAGGGCGCCTTCCGGACCTCCAGTGAAGGGCTCGACCTCGTGCTGGAGGTTGCCCCGGAAGTGGACCAGCAGGCCCGGACGGGGCCGCACCTCGCCCTGGAGCTGGTTGTCTCGCAGCAGCCGCAGCGTGCCTCCCTGCGCGCCTTTTGGAACTCGCAGGTACAGGACGCTCACGTGTTCGGGTGTCGCGTCCGGAACGCCGCTCGGTTCCTGCAATGTCGCGTCGATGTGCCGTCCCACCGGTGTGCCCGCGTCCAGCAGCAGCAGGTTCAGATAGAACGCATTGGGGCGCGGACGTGTGTCGCGGCCACCGAACCAGCGCTGCGTCCACGGCAGGAGCCCGCGCGCGCTGTCGTCGTCGAGGATGCGGCGCAGGTAGACGGACAGGAACGGGAAGCGGGCCTCCAGCGTCGCTCGGCCCTCGCGCGTGAAGATGAACGCGAAGCCGCGGCTCGCGCGGAACGTGCCCATCAACGGACTGCGCGCGACGAAGCGGGAGCCGAGCAGGGCATCCCCCAGGGACTCCAGCTCGGCGCGGGGCAGGGCGTCGCGGTGGGTGACGTACTCGGGCACGGACCGGACGCTAGCGCCTTCCCGGTGCGCGCGAGAGGGGAACCGCCACCGCCCGCCTCCTTCCCGGCCGAGTCCTGAGCTACACGGACGCCTGCTTCGCGCTGAGCTTCGTCTTGCCCAGCATGTGCAACAGCGCCTTCTCCGAGCAGTGCATGCCTTCGCCCGAGTTCGCCGCCAGCTCGTCCACGGACCGGAAGTAGCGGTCCACCACCTGGCCTCGCTCGAACAGGACGAGCACGGACGGGTAGATGTACGACGCCTTCGCCACCGCGGGCGTATTGCCCAACTGCTCGGAGGCCTCGCGCACCGCGGCCACCATGCTCTTCTTGAGCACGGTCTTCTTCACCGGGCCGTCGTCGCCATCCTCCTTCGCGCGATCGCGGGCCCTCGCCAGCGCGCAGGCGCAGATGAGCGTGCCCGCCCAGGTGCGGAAGTCCTTCGCGCTGTAGCCCGGCCCCATCACCTGCTGGATGTATTCGTTGATGTGCCGGCGCCTCACGTCCACCACCGCGCCGTCGTCGAGCACGAACTTGAAGACGTCTCGCCCGGGCACCTTCAACAACTGCCGCAGGAGTGTCGCCACGCGCCGGTCCTTCAACTCGCGGTGCTGCCGCACTCCGGACTTGCCCGGGTAGTCGAACACCACCGTGTCGCCATGCACCTTCACGTGCCGCGCTCG comes from the Corallococcus exiguus genome and includes:
- a CDS encoding 2OG-Fe(II) oxygenase produces the protein MPEYVTHRDALPRAELESLGDALLGSRFVARSPLMGTFRASRGFAFIFTREGRATLEARFPFLSVYLRRILDDDSARGLLPWTQRWFGGRDTRPRPNAFYLNLLLLDAGTPVGRHIDATLQEPSGVPDATPEHVSVLYLRVPKGAQGGTLRLLRDNQLQGEVRPRPGLLVHFRGNLQHEVEPFTGGPEGALRASLVCEQYAFADDVLPRLPVFRIQSKAGFSAYLEAQRERDGAAPSVGTLEE
- a CDS encoding alpha/beta hydrolase: MNSQSPAVRKNAEALRGASRLAVQATRGVMGLVEEVHCTIASGPSVLGRPLERPARAVTGWIYSTLQEATRHVGAGLDAVLARLSPWLGDSAPGPQREAVVSALNGVLGDALEAQGNPLAIPMAFRVHGQPLCLEPEALRAALPEAGSRLLVLVHGSSMNDLQWSRRGHDHGAALARDLGYTPVYLHYNSGLHISRNGRALSALLEQLVACWPVPLESLTLMGHSMGGLVARSACLAAEAEGQAWRPLLRGLVCLGSPHHGSPLERGGSWVDVLLEISSYSAPFARLGRIRGAGVTDLRFGNVLDEHWEGRERFGWGGDARRGVTLPEGVACYAIAATTAKALAERLPGDGLVPVDSALGQHALPELTLRFPEANQRIIPGANHLDLLDHPEVYATLRTWLAS
- a CDS encoding DNA topoisomerase IB, with amino-acid sequence MPSHATISESERIPSTSHQGMTQLERLRQDGHRRLGSMKRGFRYVDARGRAVSHSERERIDTLRLPPAWTDVAISPKASARLQAVGRDGAGRWQYRYSEAHTQKQRDAKYQRIVGFAQALPKMRRQVSKDLRKRGLGRDRVLAGMLRILGTCFIRPGSERYAEEHGSFGLATLRARHVKVHGDTVVFDYPGKSGVRQHRELKDRRVATLLRQLLKVPGRDVFKFVLDDGAVVDVRRRHINEYIQQVMGPGYSAKDFRTWAGTLICACALARARDRAKEDGDDGPVKKTVLKKSMVAAVREASEQLGNTPAVAKASYIYPSVLVLFERGQVVDRYFRSVDELAANSGEGMHCSEKALLHMLGKTKLSAKQASV
- a CDS encoding pyridoxamine 5'-phosphate oxidase family protein yields the protein MGRFARLAFTPAVRALQEQNGSRAAYARIERAGDAPDVLTPDEAEFLAQRDSFYMASMGANGWPYIQHRGGPPGFIRVLDPHTLGFADYRGNKQYISAGNVSENDRVALIFVDYPNRARLKVLAHASVITRETDPATMERLEVPGQSAKAERGFVLRVEGFDWNCPQHITPRFTEAELDEMLRPVSTELQTLRTENRSLREELARLRRSPV
- a CDS encoding VOC family protein, with amino-acid sequence MLRILSGALLVLTLGGCAASPPRPSPTVPPKGTARMRLGNFSVSLAVKDLAISRAFYEKLGFQVIGGNAAQNWLILQNETSTIGLFQGMFDKNILTFNPGWDRNAQTLADFDDVREIQRSLQARGLPLATAADASSTGPASLMLTDPDGNTILIDQHVPKPGQ
- a CDS encoding LysR family transcriptional regulator, whose product is MDQLFTLRTFVAVARQGSFTGASRHLRISPSVATRAVAQLEERLGLALLTRTTRSVRLTERGQIYLESCQRLLEDLDEADRRVRGENAEPRGELHLSAPIVFGRLHVLPVVQKLLAAHPALSVRMHLSDRNQHLVDEGIDAAVRLGELKDSSLIALKVGTVRRVLVASPHYVKQHGVPRSPAELNRHEIIAFEGLDATNEWRFGEREKPVRIQPRLILNSADALIAAAEQGLGIARTLSYQVADPVLAGRLVLLLGAFAPPLVPVSVIYPGRRSTSANVGAFVRTARSHFEEHPLLPVEAWRPPRPAGGKARR
- a CDS encoding patatin-like phospholipase family protein, which encodes MSQSLTLLAGPDALRILRERGLRAEDVDILPGASGGPKWLGLEGIDRVLFGELLQQPRTRPLHLIGSSIGSWRLACLAQKEPVAALRRFADAYLEQRYPPKPSPSLVSERSATILDSLLGPDGMEEILTHPWARLHVVTTRCKGLLAMEQSSMQLAGFVLGALANAVSRRTLGLHMERVVFHTAGDSSPFAGLKDLPSVHRPLTRDNLRPALIASGSIPMVLAGVHDIPGATRGTYRDGGVVDYHLDVDYGTGDGLVLYPHFYPYVVPGWFDKSLKWRRAGPLNFRRALIITPSPAHLARLPGGRIPDRSDFTEMKADDRIRAWKQVLTEGDRVADELRELLASGRIADHVQPL